Genomic segment of Panicum virgatum strain AP13 chromosome 9N, P.virgatum_v5, whole genome shotgun sequence:
TGAACTCTGCTTTCCCTCTCTGCTCCTGCACCTCTGTTTTGCTTCTGGCGTGCGACTGCATCGTGCAATGAGCACGGACAGTTTACTGAAAAATACGCAGGCAGCACAATCTTTCCTTGGATTATGCCCGGTAGCAAGAGCAGGTTTCTGCTACAGCAGACCAGTTTCCAGGTTGTACATTTCAAATTTTGATCTTTGTATTCAAAAAAAGGATTGATTACCGTACCTAGCAAAAGGATGGTAGCAGCACATGCCATATAGCCTAACAGACAAACTTGTCATTGATTTCCTAGCATCAGGAGCTGTGTcccattttttttccaaaaaaaaaagaagggctCGATGCTGACTTTTGACTGCAAATTTCTCCTGGATTGAACCCTTCAACTAGTAGACTAGTCATTATGCAACAATTTGGACATGGCGCTTCAAgattattttttcaaaaaaaaaacaacaacataAAGGATGGCTAATCGACGGATGAACTTTGCAGGGCTGGCCAAGATCCTCAAGAAGTACGATAAGCGCACCGGGCGGCTCCTCCGGCTGCCCTTCATCGAGAAGGTGCTCGGGCAGCCCTTCTTCGCGACGGAGCTCATCTCCAGGCTCGTCCGCGAGTGCGAGGCCACCATGGACGCCGTgttcgaggccggcggcgggcgttcCAGCGCCGGAGCGACCgccgtggcggtggcggaggcgacgaCAACCACCGAGCAGGGCATCTTCCGGAACACCGTGGCCGCGCTGGTCACCATGGGCGAGCTCCGCAGCGGGAGCTCGACGTACGGGCACTTCTCGCTGCCGCCGATGGCCTCGCCGGAGTCCGACCTCCTGCGGTGCGTCCTGGTTGCCGATCCCGTGCCCATCTGAGAGGTAGACGCACGGGGGAGTTTCAGCTCTGGTCTTCGATTGTTCTACGAGTCAGGCCATGTATGCAGAGGAATTTTAGTCATGACGAGTAGTTGAGCGTTCAGACATGAAAGACCCATTCGCAATACCTCCCAAGattttattttttcaaaaaatatcaCAATTCCTATAAATGAATCTCTAAGCTTAGAATACAGTGGACAAAGGATTAACCGCTCCCTTAAAATGAGTAAATTTCATGGACAGTCGATAGATTATGGGGCAGTTTTCATCCTACTGCCATACAAAAAACTACAGTTTGGGCTCCTCCCTGACTTTATTCATAATACTGGAGATAGCAGCACAACGAATACTGCTCCCCCTATTCCAAAATACAAATCGTTTATCTTGTATTAAGTCAAACTTCTCTACCCGCAAAAAAAGATGCCAAACTTCTCTAATTTTAACTAAATTAATAAACATACTAACGTCTACAACATCAAATATATTATGGACTGTCATTGTTAGTgcatttatttagaattaggcTCTATTTGGAAGGGCTCCATCTCCAGTCAAAACAACTCCGAATGTGGCTCCTCTAATGAAACAATTTCTTCAATGGAGTTGAAGCCATTTTAACAAATGTTTGACAGAACGACTCTTATTTTGTCATGAATGAATAGAAAATGTCAAATGTCCAATGTAGTTGATGTTACGTTTCCCTCAGTTTATTTGATATAaatgcaaataaaataaatagaaaCTATAGACGaataattttaatttcaaaggTAGACGAACAATACTTGATGCTGGTCATTTTCGTTTTGAAACGGACCAGGCAGTAAATTGATGCTGGTGATATAGCTAAAAGCAAACAATTCAGATTGTTAGGGTCATATCGAGATAAAAGCAGAGAGACGGAGCTCTTGCAAAGAGGGTCCTATACATTAAAAAAATATCGCTTCTTCTCGACCTCCTCTACCTCTATAGTCCCAAACGTTGCCAACCGTTTCAATTTAATATTGAGTTGTAAACAATAAACACAGTGGGGACTACTTTAGCAATAAATACTATAAAGACTACATGTACGATATATCTAGACAGTCCTCGAGGGTACATTTATTGTATAATGACCACTTTTCCATCACAATGCAGCTGCCCTACGAATTTTCCCCCAAAAACATAGGACAGCTTCGAGATCAATTTCTAAGCTGTCAGACAATTGATATATTATATTAAATGAAGTACTATCTCCATCAGAATCGTCTTTTGAGTTCCTTTCTTCGCACTTCAGTGCAGTTAAAATGACACAAAATGCACAATCTAATGCAAGTATGTTAGTCGCTCAGAAAATTCCATCAGAGTGCTCAATAATACTTGATACACATGAAACAGCTTGAATTTAGAACAGACAAAATTTGGCCCAAACCAGGCCTGGATGCACGGATATGGAACAGCCACCCTCTACACTCAATCATATATCTGTATCTTCTATAGCTAAACAACCATCCATGACAGGTCACACCCTCATTTGCTCAACAGTTTACACCCAAAATGCCGCAGTCGATACAGCTACTGAAAGGAGAATGCTTTGCATCGATTTCCCAGACAGTAACTGAACGCACAATAGGCGATTTCAACAAAGAGAGCAATATCTGTAGGGCGCAGACGAAGATTGTGATAATAAGCACTAAAAGCACCCATAGTGAAGTTGCCTTTAGAATGCTCTTCTGCTCCTTCAAGCTGTTGACTTCCGTCGCACCACCAGATCATCAGCTGAGTAATACTCAGCAATAAGCCGGTACATATAAGATGGACTATGCCCTCCACTGCCAGGCAAAGGTACGTAGATCAGGGAAATAATTGAATGGTTTAAACAAAAGTGCACAAAATCTACACATACGACAAGTGTTTGTCAAGGTGTGGTAGCAAACAAAACATGCCATAAATTTTACTTCTCCAAATAAGTAATTGTAATTTAAATCCTTAATCAGTTCAGGAAGGTGACTGAACTCCAAGAAACAAAACACAGGCCAAATCTATAATGTGTTTTTTGTTGAATCAAATG
This window contains:
- the LOC120687829 gene encoding SPX domain-containing protein 3-like, whose protein sequence is MKFGKRLKKQVEESLPEWRDKFLAYKRLKRLVRLVPSPPPPPPPRRRAAEAAFVRLLDGEVDRFNAFFLEQEEDFVIRHRELQEAVKKVAAGGRDEAAAEVRRVRREVVDLHGEMVLLLNYSAINYTGLAKILKKYDKRTGRLLRLPFIEKVLGQPFFATELISRLVRECEATMDAVFEAGGGRSSAGATAVAVAEATTTTEQGIFRNTVAALVTMGELRSGSSTYGHFSLPPMASPESDLLRCVLVADPVPI